From one Astatotilapia calliptera chromosome 10, fAstCal1.2, whole genome shotgun sequence genomic stretch:
- the angptl5 gene encoding angiopoietin-related protein 5 isoform X2, which yields MMWTAAVLLLLLPSLLSYADKENRGNINQSELDNRDFADVPVKDQRPLGEVKGQDSCTIPCDITVKLLRDEKQSICGQLQQSLLAFGRSNRKLMRDVMEAQQRALDILSSQVTELMTKVQTLSLEVQRSNTEMYSMKPVQSHGRDCSDIKDNLVSVVPKIPSGIYIVHPENTDSSFEVFCEMDYMGGGWTVMQRRSDGLTDFKRSWDGYVNGFGHLAGEHWLGLRKVFHIVNQKDTRFQLHIALVSHDDVTSYASYDDFRLDSETQFFSIHLGRYAGDAFRGYNQEQNQDTAPFSASDVDNDGCNPFCSIGNCTVESCSIHHNHTGWWFNQCGLANLNGSPEDTERNQGQRTHIVWDTWRHNGVPYTIKSVTMKIRRIATNN from the exons ATGATGTGGACAgcagctgtcctcctgctgcttTTGCCTTCGCTTCTTTCCTACGCA GACAAAGAGAACAGAGGTAATATAAACCAATCGGAATTAGACAATCGAGATTTCGCTGATGTTCCTGTCAAAGATCAGAGACCTCTTGGTGAAGTCAAAGGTCAGGACTCATGCACCATCCCGTGTGACATCACTGTCAAACTCCTGCGAGATGAGAAACAATCCATTTGTG gtcaGCTGCAGCAGTCTTTGCTTGCGTTTGGACGCAGCAACAGAAAACTGATGAGGGATGTGATGGAGGCGCAACAGAGAGCTCTGGACATCCTAAGCAGTCAG GTCACAGAGTTGATGACCAAAGTGCAAACGCTCAGCTTGGAAGTTCAGAGAAGCAACACTGAGATGTACTCCATGAAACCTGTACAATCTcatg GACGAGACTGCAGCGACATCAAGGACAACCTCGTGTCAGTCGTCCCCAAGATCCCCAGTGGCATTTACATAGTCCACCCAGAGAACACTGACTCTTCATTTGAG gttttctgTGAGATGGACTATATGGGAGGCGGATGGACGGTGATGCAGAGGAGGAGTGACGGTTTAACTGACTTCAAAAGATCCTGGGATGGCTATGTCAATGGCTTTGGACACCTTGCAG GAGAACACTGGTTGGGCTTGAGGAAGGTGTTTCACATAGTAAACCAGAAGGATACTCGATTCCAGCTTCACATTGCTCTAGTCTCCCATGACGATGTCACCTCTTATGCATCGTATGATGACTTCCGCCTTGACAGTGAAACGCAGTTCTTCAGCATACACCTGGGCAGATATGCAG gtgatgCGTTTCGAGGCTACAACCAGGAACAGAACCAGGACACGGCACCGTTCAGTGCCTCAGATGTCGACAATGATGGCTGCAACCCTTTCTGCTCCATTGGCAATTGCACGGTGGAGAGCTGCAGCATTCACCACAACCACACGGGGTGGTGGTTCAATCAGTGCGGTCTGGCAAATCTCAACGGCTCTCCCGAAGACACAGAGCGAAACCAGGGGCAGAGGACGCACATCGTGTGGGACACCTGGAGACACAACGGAGTCCCCTACACCATCAAATCTGTCACCATGAAGATCAGGAGGATTGCAACCAATAATTGA
- the angptl5 gene encoding angiopoietin-related protein 5 isoform X1, with translation MMWTAAVLLLLLPSLLSYADKENRGNINQSELDNRDFADVPVKDQRPLGEVKGQDSCTIPCDITVKLLRDEKQSICGQLQQSLLAFGRSNRKLMRDVMEAQQRALDILSSQVTELMTKVQTLSLEVQRSNTEMYSMKPVQSHGRDCSDIKDNLVSVVPKIPSGIYIVHPENTDSSFEVFCEMDYMGGGWTVMQRRSDGLTDFKRSWDGYVNGFGHLAGEHWLGLRKVFHIVNQKDTRFQLHIALVSHDDVTSYASYDDFRLDSETQFFSIHLGRYAGSAGDAFRGYNQEQNQDTAPFSASDVDNDGCNPFCSIGNCTVESCSIHHNHTGWWFNQCGLANLNGSPEDTERNQGQRTHIVWDTWRHNGVPYTIKSVTMKIRRIATNN, from the exons ATGATGTGGACAgcagctgtcctcctgctgcttTTGCCTTCGCTTCTTTCCTACGCA GACAAAGAGAACAGAGGTAATATAAACCAATCGGAATTAGACAATCGAGATTTCGCTGATGTTCCTGTCAAAGATCAGAGACCTCTTGGTGAAGTCAAAGGTCAGGACTCATGCACCATCCCGTGTGACATCACTGTCAAACTCCTGCGAGATGAGAAACAATCCATTTGTG gtcaGCTGCAGCAGTCTTTGCTTGCGTTTGGACGCAGCAACAGAAAACTGATGAGGGATGTGATGGAGGCGCAACAGAGAGCTCTGGACATCCTAAGCAGTCAG GTCACAGAGTTGATGACCAAAGTGCAAACGCTCAGCTTGGAAGTTCAGAGAAGCAACACTGAGATGTACTCCATGAAACCTGTACAATCTcatg GACGAGACTGCAGCGACATCAAGGACAACCTCGTGTCAGTCGTCCCCAAGATCCCCAGTGGCATTTACATAGTCCACCCAGAGAACACTGACTCTTCATTTGAG gttttctgTGAGATGGACTATATGGGAGGCGGATGGACGGTGATGCAGAGGAGGAGTGACGGTTTAACTGACTTCAAAAGATCCTGGGATGGCTATGTCAATGGCTTTGGACACCTTGCAG GAGAACACTGGTTGGGCTTGAGGAAGGTGTTTCACATAGTAAACCAGAAGGATACTCGATTCCAGCTTCACATTGCTCTAGTCTCCCATGACGATGTCACCTCTTATGCATCGTATGATGACTTCCGCCTTGACAGTGAAACGCAGTTCTTCAGCATACACCTGGGCAGATATGCAGGTAGTGCAG gtgatgCGTTTCGAGGCTACAACCAGGAACAGAACCAGGACACGGCACCGTTCAGTGCCTCAGATGTCGACAATGATGGCTGCAACCCTTTCTGCTCCATTGGCAATTGCACGGTGGAGAGCTGCAGCATTCACCACAACCACACGGGGTGGTGGTTCAATCAGTGCGGTCTGGCAAATCTCAACGGCTCTCCCGAAGACACAGAGCGAAACCAGGGGCAGAGGACGCACATCGTGTGGGACACCTGGAGACACAACGGAGTCCCCTACACCATCAAATCTGTCACCATGAAGATCAGGAGGATTGCAACCAATAATTGA